A genomic window from Terriglobia bacterium includes:
- a CDS encoding sigma-54 dependent transcriptional regulator, giving the protein MSDDLKIRLLIVDDEQSIRRLCMTIGQTLGFTCSEAESAEAALARLDTATPDLILTDLKLPSLSGVELLRQARAILPRTEVAIMTGHGSIESAVDAMKIGAYDYIEKPFRVEKLRLLLQRMAEKVRLVAENQFLRERVNAEESLGGIVGTSAKIQDVLRMISRLQDTRTPVLIFGESGTGKELVARAIHFRGSLAQTPFVAVDCGSLVPTLMESELFGYEKGAFTGAIKSKAGLFQAANGGTIFLDEIGELPLEMQAKLLRVLQEKEVRPVGSNDRVSTDVRVIAATNRDLEAAYRDGTFRKDLYFRLNVVTVHIPSLRERRSDIPMLVHHFLDRFAPGENIQVTAAAMKSLLQYDWPGNVRELENCVARAVTLGDRRTIDSGDLPPAIRSEQASADGSSAAPADAALSTMALAEMERMTIVRVFEQAHGDKALAGKMLGISRATLYRKLKRYNIGVKSAAGVTSAADPAS; this is encoded by the coding sequence ATGAGCGACGATCTGAAAATCCGTTTGTTGATTGTGGACGACGAACAGAGCATCCGCCGTCTGTGCATGACCATTGGCCAAACCCTCGGTTTTACCTGCTCCGAGGCGGAGAGCGCGGAGGCAGCCCTCGCCAGGCTGGACACGGCCACCCCCGACCTGATTCTCACCGACCTCAAGCTGCCCAGTCTCTCCGGCGTGGAACTGCTGCGCCAAGCCCGCGCCATACTGCCGCGCACCGAGGTGGCCATCATGACCGGGCACGGCTCGATTGAATCGGCCGTGGACGCCATGAAGATCGGGGCCTACGATTACATCGAGAAGCCCTTCCGCGTGGAGAAGCTGCGCCTGCTGCTGCAGCGCATGGCCGAGAAGGTGCGCCTGGTCGCGGAAAACCAGTTCTTGCGCGAGCGTGTAAACGCCGAAGAAAGCCTGGGCGGAATCGTGGGCACTTCGGCCAAGATCCAGGACGTGCTGCGCATGATCTCCCGCCTGCAGGACACGCGCACACCGGTGCTGATATTCGGCGAGAGCGGCACGGGAAAAGAACTGGTGGCCCGGGCCATTCATTTCCGCGGTTCGCTGGCTCAGACCCCTTTCGTCGCCGTGGACTGCGGCTCCCTGGTGCCCACGCTGATGGAAAGCGAGCTGTTCGGCTATGAGAAGGGCGCCTTTACCGGCGCCATCAAGTCCAAGGCCGGCCTTTTCCAGGCGGCCAACGGCGGCACCATTTTCCTCGACGAGATCGGCGAGCTGCCTCTGGAAATGCAGGCCAAACTCCTGCGCGTTCTCCAGGAAAAGGAAGTGCGGCCCGTCGGCAGCAACGACCGCGTGTCCACCGACGTCCGGGTCATTGCCGCGACCAACCGCGACCTCGAAGCCGCCTATCGCGACGGCACCTTCCGGAAGGATCTCTATTTCCGCTTGAATGTCGTGACCGTGCACATCCCTTCCCTGCGCGAGCGCCGCTCGGATATTCCCATGCTCGTGCACCATTTTCTGGACCGCTTCGCCCCCGGCGAGAACATCCAGGTGACTGCCGCGGCGATGAAGAGCCTGCTGCAGTACGATTGGCCGGGGAACGTTCGCGAGCTCGAAAACTGTGTCGCCCGCGCCGTGACCCTGGGCGACCGCCGCACGATCGACAGCGGCGACCTTCCGCCGGCGATCCGCTCCGAGCAGGCCTCCGCCGACGGCAGCAGCGCCGCGCCGGCCGATGCCGCCCTGTCCACCATGGCCCTGGCCGAAATGGAGCGCATGACCATCGTGCGCGTTTTCGAACAGGCGCACGGTGATAAAGCCCTGGCCGGCAAGATGCTCGGCATCAGCCGGGCCACGCTCTATCGCAAGCTGAAACGTTACAATATCGGGGTAAAGTCCGCCGCCGGTGTGACCTCCGCCGCCGACCCGGCCTCTTGA
- a CDS encoding response regulator — MSVSAAARTSLPILLIEDEAAVIAFVRAALERRGYSVVPVCSGVEGLQQLVNGHYRGVISDIRMPGSVNGAEVHAWIRQNRPDLAARIILISGDTANSETQELLENSDTPCIEKPFRVQHLLSVVEKTFGKP; from the coding sequence ATGAGCGTAAGCGCCGCGGCGCGCACTTCCCTGCCCATTCTGCTGATCGAGGACGAGGCTGCGGTGATCGCGTTCGTCCGCGCCGCGCTGGAACGCCGGGGCTACTCCGTCGTTCCCGTCTGCTCGGGCGTGGAAGGATTGCAGCAGCTTGTGAACGGCCACTACAGGGGCGTCATTTCGGACATTCGCATGCCCGGCAGCGTCAACGGCGCCGAAGTGCACGCCTGGATCCGCCAGAACCGCCCGGACCTGGCGGCGCGCATCATTCTGATCAGCGGGGATACGGCCAACAGCGAAACCCAAGAACTGCTCGAGAACAGCGACACGCCCTGCATCGAAAAGCCTTTTCGAGTCCAGCACTTACTTTCTGTCGTGGAGAAGACCTTCGGAAAACCATGA